One window of the Gossypium raimondii isolate GPD5lz unplaced genomic scaffold, ASM2569854v1 Contig00172, whole genome shotgun sequence genome contains the following:
- the LOC128037026 gene encoding protein Ycf2-like: MVLRAWNEHEEINDTSLSLSCSAGSVAQDLWSLPGPDEKWDHFYGFVENDSDLVHGLLEVEGLWDPHGQKKIGSRNLYEKYESEFEEGEGEGVLDPQQIEEDLFNHIVWAPRIWRPWGFLFDCIERPNELGFYWAGSFRASGSFMKKDELQENDSGFLQREPCSTRHEIDLPKNKMKRCQRAFTSQTDPPTSIYKRWFIKNTQEKHFELLIHRQRWLRTNSSLSNGFFRSNTPSESYQYLSNLFLSNGRLLDQMTKTLLRKRWLFPDEMKIDSCKRRKVSLLSRKDMWS, encoded by the exons GAGCATGAAGAAATTAACGATACTTCTTTATCTTTGAGTTGTTCTGCCGGATCGGTCGCTCAAGACCTTTGGTCTCTACCCGGACCCGATGAAAAATGGGATCACTTTTATGGGTTCGTTGAGAATGATTCTGATCTAGTTCATGGCCTATTAGAAGTAGAAGGCCTTTGGGATCCTCACGGACAGAAAAAGATTGGGTCA AGAAATCTCTATGAAAAATACGAATCGGAGTTTGAAGAAGGGGAAGGAGAAGGAGTACTCGACCCGCAACAGATAGAGGAGGATTTATTCAATCACATAGTTTGGGCTCCTAGGATATGGCGCCCTTGGGGCTTTCTATTTGATTGTATCGAAAGGCCAAATGAATTGGGATTTTATTGGGCCGGGTCATTTCGGGCAAGCGGATCATTTATGAAAAAGGATGAGCTTCAAGAGAATGATTCCGGGTTCTTGCAGAGGGAACCATGCAGTACCAGGCACGAGATAGATCTTCCAAAGAACAAG ATGAAGAGATGTCAAAGGGCTTTTACTTCCCAAACAGATCCTCCTACATCTATATATAAACGCTGGTTTATCAAGAATACGCAAGAAAAGCACTTCGAATTATTGATTCATCGCCAGAGATGGCTTAGAACCAATAGTTCATTATCTAATGGATTTTTCCGTTCTAATACTCCATCCGAGAGTTATCAGTATTTATCAAATCTGTTCCTATCTAACGGAAGGCTATTGGATCAAATGACAAAGACATTGTTGAGAAAAAGATGGCTTTTCCCggatgaaatgaaaattgattcaTGTAAGAGGAGAAAGGTTTCATTACTTAGCCGGAAAGATATGTGGTCATGA